A stretch of the Bacillus anthracis str. Vollum genome encodes the following:
- a CDS encoding quinone oxidoreductase family protein, which yields MKAIVVTSFGGSEVMKYTDVDIPAISEDQVLIRVVATSVNFADIKSRYGKKGNKALPFILGIDAAGIVERVGSHVKNIYPGQRVIAFPQNGSYAEYVVANENLTFVLPDEVDFQTAAACPIVSFTSYNLLANVARLQQGESVLIHAAAGGIGTTAIQLAKLLGAGTVIGTVGSEAKKEIALDAGADYVIGHQDEDFVEKVNELTNGEGVDVILDSISGTVSERSLKCLAYYGRLIHFGNASGEIGNFQTKDLHASCRSILGFSFGTTRKKRPELLQETANEVFRYLRDGHLQIKATKSFPLQDAGKAHEWVESRKSTGKVILTVQSSS from the coding sequence ATGAAAGCTATCGTTGTAACGTCGTTCGGAGGATCTGAAGTGATGAAATATACAGATGTAGATATACCGGCTATTTCAGAAGATCAAGTTTTAATTCGTGTTGTTGCTACGAGTGTAAATTTCGCTGATATTAAATCACGTTATGGCAAAAAAGGAAATAAAGCGCTACCTTTTATTCTAGGGATAGATGCCGCTGGTATTGTAGAACGTGTCGGTTCTCATGTGAAAAATATTTATCCTGGACAACGTGTCATTGCTTTCCCTCAAAATGGATCTTACGCTGAATATGTTGTTGCAAATGAAAATCTTACTTTCGTATTACCTGATGAAGTCGATTTTCAAACTGCAGCAGCATGCCCTATCGTATCTTTCACAAGCTATAATTTACTCGCAAATGTAGCAAGGCTTCAACAAGGTGAATCTGTACTCATTCATGCGGCGGCTGGTGGAATTGGCACTACTGCTATTCAACTTGCAAAACTATTAGGGGCTGGAACAGTTATAGGTACTGTCGGAAGTGAAGCAAAAAAAGAAATTGCTTTAGATGCCGGTGCTGATTATGTAATTGGTCATCAAGATGAAGATTTTGTAGAGAAAGTCAATGAGCTGACAAATGGTGAAGGGGTTGATGTAATTTTAGACTCTATTTCTGGAACGGTTTCGGAAAGAAGTTTAAAATGTCTTGCTTATTACGGCCGCCTCATTCATTTCGGTAATGCAAGTGGTGAAATTGGCAATTTCCAAACGAAAGATTTACATGCAAGTTGCCGCTCTATACTCGGTTTTAGCTTTGGAACTACACGAAAAAAACGTCCTGAACTACTCCAAGAAACTGCAAATGAAGTTTTCCGTTATTTGCGTGACGGACATTTGCAAATCAAGGCTACGAAATCTTTTCCACTTCAAGATGCAGGGAAAGCACATGAATGGGTCGAAAGTAGAAAAAGTACAGGGAAAGTAATACTAACTGTTCAGTCCTCCTCCTGA
- a CDS encoding sigma-70 family RNA polymerase sigma factor, giving the protein MKSEIDYVHLIQLTLAGNKEAYSELYDVTIQEVYKTVHFLIEDKTDVDDVVQEVYIQLYESLRKYDSEKPFRPWLIGLTIKQIHSYRRKRWMRLRIIKKAEEQRKPVQIDFSNDLISKISNQKLIELIHKLPYKLKQVIILRYLHDYSQEEVAQILHIPIGTVKSRIHAALKKLRQKEQIEEIFLGEVGNVK; this is encoded by the coding sequence ATGAAGAGTGAAATAGATTACGTACATTTAATTCAATTAACTTTAGCAGGAAATAAAGAAGCGTATAGCGAGTTGTATGATGTGACCATTCAAGAAGTATATAAAACAGTACATTTTTTGATTGAAGATAAAACGGATGTAGATGATGTCGTTCAAGAAGTATACATACAGCTATATGAATCGCTTCGTAAGTATGATAGCGAGAAGCCATTTCGTCCTTGGCTAATTGGACTTACAATTAAACAAATTCATTCTTATAGAAGAAAGAGGTGGATGCGACTACGAATTATAAAAAAAGCAGAAGAGCAAAGAAAACCAGTACAAATTGATTTTTCTAACGATCTTATAAGTAAAATATCAAACCAAAAATTAATCGAACTTATTCATAAATTACCGTATAAATTGAAACAAGTTATTATCTTAAGATACTTACACGATTACTCTCAAGAAGAAGTAGCACAAATATTACATATTCCAATTGGTACTGTGAAATCTAGAATTCACGCAGCATTAAAAAAACTACGTCAAAAAGAGCAAATAGAAGAAATCTTTTTAGGAGAGGTAGGGAATGTGAAATGA
- a CDS encoding DUF3600 domain-containing protein, translating into MSLDCRVRESIQEEAKGIVAPPELKEKVIVQIKMNQGGRKRKKRLIAGVLAAAFLIPTTGFAYQSIMADGIYGSFENLKKHAGTMTLEAYMRFSAKLSEAKDEMGTKEYEVFTKELKKLTNAKLAYGDSNGNIDYDALSSEKREEMKKVSMGLQPYFDKLNGHKSSKEVLTQEEFDRYMEALMTHEIVRVKTKSTGAIKVEEIPEAYKERFIKAEQFMEYVDEKVR; encoded by the coding sequence ATGAGTTTAGATTGTAGAGTTAGAGAATCTATACAAGAAGAAGCGAAGGGGATTGTTGCCCCGCCGGAGTTGAAAGAAAAAGTAATCGTTCAAATAAAAATGAATCAAGGAGGGCGTAAGAGGAAGAAACGCCTTATCGCAGGAGTACTTGCGGCGGCTTTTTTAATCCCGACGACTGGTTTTGCGTATCAATCTATTATGGCAGATGGTATATACGGATCTTTTGAGAATTTAAAAAAGCATGCTGGAACGATGACATTAGAGGCGTACATGCGTTTTAGTGCAAAGTTATCAGAAGCGAAAGATGAAATGGGTACGAAAGAATATGAAGTGTTTACAAAAGAACTAAAGAAATTAACGAATGCAAAGCTTGCGTACGGAGATTCGAACGGTAATATTGATTATGATGCATTATCATCAGAAAAAAGAGAAGAAATGAAAAAGGTAAGTATGGGCCTTCAACCATACTTTGATAAATTAAATGGTCATAAATCAAGTAAAGAAGTATTAACGCAAGAAGAGTTTGATCGCTATATGGAAGCTTTAATGACACATGAAATCGTACGAGTGAAGACAAAATCAACTGGTGCAATAAAAGTAGAAGAAATACCTGAGGCGTACAAAGAAAGGTTTATTAAAGCGGAGCAGTTTATGGAGTATGTAGACGAAAAGGTAAGATAA
- a CDS encoding MBL fold metallo-hydrolase, translated as MKKVEQLSSHLYLIDDFDLQHNERTGTYVLLGDDITLIETCAAPSLPYILDGLQQLHIGLNEVKNIIVTHVHLDHAGAAGLMMEKCPNATLYVHSRGARHMIDPTKLILGAKAVYKEDFNKLFDPILPIEEERVHIVQHGDTLQIAEDRILTFYDTPGHAKHHISIHDSLTNGIFTGDTIGIYYRELADLGVELYLPSTSPSQFQPDAMIASKNHIQSMNVDTIYFGHYGASSNVTEVYKQLEHWLPIFVHTGKEVFEKYNDFDEATKALQTILMDKISSHLIKLNVPSDHSVYNILHLDIEISAMGIIDYFTKLEKTNPPIS; from the coding sequence ATGAAAAAAGTAGAACAATTATCTTCTCACCTATATCTGATTGATGATTTTGATTTACAACATAATGAACGAACTGGTACGTACGTTTTATTAGGTGATGATATTACTTTAATTGAAACTTGTGCAGCCCCTTCTCTTCCGTATATTTTAGACGGCTTACAACAATTACATATTGGTTTAAACGAAGTTAAAAACATTATCGTTACACATGTTCATTTAGATCACGCCGGTGCTGCTGGTTTAATGATGGAAAAATGCCCAAATGCTACTTTATATGTGCATTCTCGCGGTGCTCGTCATATGATTGATCCAACAAAACTCATTTTAGGTGCAAAAGCTGTGTACAAAGAAGATTTCAATAAACTTTTTGATCCAATTCTTCCAATTGAAGAAGAACGTGTCCATATTGTACAACATGGTGATACGTTACAAATTGCAGAAGACCGCATCCTTACATTTTATGATACACCAGGACATGCAAAGCACCATATTAGCATTCACGATTCATTAACAAACGGTATTTTTACTGGCGATACAATTGGAATTTATTATAGAGAACTCGCAGACCTTGGTGTAGAACTGTATCTACCATCAACGTCCCCTTCACAATTCCAACCAGATGCGATGATTGCTTCTAAAAATCATATTCAAAGTATGAATGTAGATACTATTTATTTCGGCCATTACGGCGCATCATCCAATGTTACAGAAGTATATAAGCAACTAGAACATTGGTTACCTATTTTCGTTCATACTGGTAAAGAGGTCTTTGAAAAATATAATGATTTCGATGAGGCTACTAAAGCTTTGCAAACTATATTAATGGATAAAATCTCTTCTCATCTTATAAAATTAAACGTCCCATCAGATCATTCCGTTTATAACATTTTACATCTAGATATAGAAATTAGCGCAATGGGCATTATTGATTATTTCACGAAGTTAGAAAAAACTAATCCACCTATTAGCTAA
- a CDS encoding DUF3925 family protein has protein sequence MKTAQHETISNREFYFVLYMMLLYVIGWVIDVNGLFLSSYFNLAGEIMLPLVGGIVGLFVMSINKQQRQ, from the coding sequence ATGAAAACTGCACAACATGAAACGATTTCAAATCGCGAGTTTTATTTCGTACTATATATGATGTTATTGTATGTGATTGGCTGGGTAATCGATGTAAATGGTTTATTCTTAAGCTCCTACTTTAATTTAGCGGGAGAGATTATGCTTCCATTAGTTGGCGGCATTGTTGGACTATTCGTTATGTCTATTAATAAACAACAAAGACAATAA
- the bsaA gene encoding glutathione peroxidase — protein sequence MTVYDFSAKTITGEEKSLKDYEGKVLLIVNVASKCGFTPQYKGLQEVYDKYKEQGLEILGFPCNQFGGQEPGTEADITSFCELNYGVNFPMFAKIDVKGDKAHPLYTYMTEQAPGLLGMKAVKWNFTKFLIGKDGKVVGRFAPQTKPVDLEVEIEKVLGE from the coding sequence ATGACAGTGTATGATTTTTCAGCTAAAACAATAACAGGTGAAGAAAAATCGTTAAAAGATTACGAGGGAAAAGTACTTCTTATTGTAAATGTAGCTAGTAAATGCGGGTTTACACCGCAATATAAAGGATTACAAGAAGTATATGATAAATATAAAGAACAAGGGCTAGAAATACTCGGTTTCCCATGTAACCAATTCGGAGGACAAGAACCAGGTACAGAAGCAGATATTACAAGCTTTTGTGAATTAAACTACGGTGTAAACTTCCCAATGTTTGCAAAAATTGATGTAAAAGGTGATAAGGCTCATCCTCTGTATACATACATGACAGAACAAGCACCAGGTTTACTCGGTATGAAAGCAGTAAAATGGAACTTTACAAAATTTCTAATTGGAAAAGACGGAAAAGTAGTAGGACGTTTTGCACCGCAAACGAAGCCGGTGGATTTAGAGGTTGAGATTGAGAAAGTACTTGGTGAATAA
- a CDS encoding transglutaminase TgpA family protein, with product MITLQAKKQWDMTRFFMHACAFLLLLEWIRPLIGITNVGRLDIFVIFIGICFTLSFFQTKWQIPIKIVTILFIIHLLYYKNIFINPSWLTKFFTDISRNSSLLFQGNLLDISPVFPTVLFFLSFWFLSAFISFWLIHKKRGLLFLILTIIYITTFHNLHVYNANYAIIRTVVIGFFMLSLLRIEHIKESEHLQNYAREISKLLKPLTIFIVLLATIAYFAPKFGPQWPNPMDFLKFNTSESSKKQEVSKIGYGLDDSKLGGPFTSDPTIVFTAQTQNKQYWRVETKDFYTGKGWEVSENQKKVTFKNKNDVVSWYEQNTKTETTTATITMQKSYPHLTYPAGLVSVEASSDISYSVDPFSEKIYTMDADSSTTLHSYKVTYEVPEFSIENLKAVKTNEGQETNPYFMTKYTQLPESLPQRVRDLAVNLTNDKNNRYDKVLAIENYFTDHSFVYETTNVSFPTKHQDYVDQFLFDTKSGYCNNFSTSMIVLLRSAGIPARWVKGYTEGTLDNTLVGAEGEDVYKVANDNAHSWVEVYFPGYGWIPFEPTKGFTNPYNFTNNTPAPTLQNNEVYNSNNEPIQQRNNEAKLKSLIEDTEDASTKKIPNSKNGFSWWYVFLSTIPISIIGYILFITRMKWITFFIIHFYKYRKDDAVYTKAYDSLLKQFARIGIRRDESQTFREYALHVDTLYNSADMQQLTFSYEYAMYQKGQAAAEWKKSVHLWEKLMKKAASPPKSNDFHSAI from the coding sequence TACAAACGTAGGTAGATTAGATATTTTTGTAATATTTATAGGAATTTGCTTCACACTCTCTTTTTTTCAAACAAAGTGGCAGATTCCGATAAAGATCGTGACAATTTTATTCATCATTCATCTCCTATATTATAAAAATATTTTTATAAATCCATCTTGGCTAACGAAATTTTTTACTGATATTTCTCGAAATTCCTCCCTGTTATTCCAGGGGAATTTGCTAGATATTTCTCCAGTTTTTCCAACCGTTTTATTTTTTCTATCATTTTGGTTTTTGAGTGCTTTCATCTCTTTTTGGTTGATTCATAAAAAGCGTGGATTGTTATTTCTTATATTGACTATTATTTATATCACCACTTTTCATAACTTACATGTATACAATGCAAACTACGCTATTATTCGTACCGTTGTCATCGGCTTTTTTATGCTGAGTCTTCTTCGCATAGAACATATAAAAGAGAGTGAGCACTTACAAAATTATGCTAGAGAAATCTCAAAACTACTTAAACCTCTTACAATATTTATTGTATTGTTAGCAACCATCGCATACTTTGCGCCAAAATTTGGCCCTCAATGGCCAAACCCAATGGATTTTTTAAAATTCAACACATCCGAATCAAGTAAAAAACAAGAAGTTTCTAAAATTGGGTATGGTTTAGATGACTCAAAATTAGGCGGTCCTTTTACGTCGGATCCTACAATTGTTTTCACAGCACAAACGCAAAACAAACAATATTGGAGAGTAGAAACGAAAGATTTTTATACAGGAAAAGGCTGGGAAGTTTCTGAAAATCAAAAGAAGGTTACTTTTAAAAATAAAAACGACGTCGTGAGTTGGTACGAACAAAATACAAAAACAGAGACAACTACGGCAACAATCACCATGCAAAAAAGTTATCCGCACCTTACCTATCCAGCAGGTTTAGTATCAGTTGAGGCTTCTTCTGATATATCATACAGCGTTGACCCATTTTCAGAAAAAATCTATACGATGGACGCAGACTCTTCTACTACTTTACATTCTTATAAAGTAACATATGAGGTCCCGGAGTTTTCCATAGAAAACTTGAAAGCTGTAAAAACGAATGAAGGTCAAGAAACAAATCCTTATTTCATGACAAAGTACACGCAACTTCCCGAATCATTACCGCAGCGAGTAAGAGACTTAGCTGTTAATCTAACAAATGATAAAAACAACCGATATGATAAAGTTTTAGCTATTGAAAACTACTTTACTGACCATTCTTTTGTATATGAAACAACGAATGTCTCATTCCCTACCAAACACCAAGATTATGTAGATCAATTTCTTTTCGATACAAAAAGCGGCTACTGTAATAATTTTTCGACGTCTATGATTGTTTTACTTCGTTCTGCCGGGATTCCAGCTCGTTGGGTAAAAGGTTATACAGAAGGAACACTTGATAATACGTTGGTGGGTGCTGAAGGTGAGGATGTTTATAAAGTCGCGAACGATAACGCACACTCTTGGGTCGAAGTATATTTCCCTGGATATGGATGGATTCCATTCGAACCGACAAAAGGATTTACGAATCCCTATAATTTCACAAATAATACTCCTGCTCCTACTTTACAAAATAACGAAGTATATAATTCTAATAACGAACCCATACAACAACGAAACAATGAAGCAAAGCTCAAAAGTTTAATAGAAGATACAGAAGACGCTTCTACTAAAAAGATTCCAAATTCTAAAAATGGATTTTCTTGGTGGTACGTATTCCTCTCTACGATACCGATTAGTATTATAGGATACATTCTATTCATCACTAGAATGAAATGGATTACGTTTTTTATCATTCATTTCTATAAATATCGAAAAGATGATGCCGTTTATACAAAAGCTTACGATTCACTCCTAAAACAATTTGCGCGAATTGGTATACGACGAGACGAGAGTCAAACATTCCGAGAATATGCTCTCCATGTTGATACACTTTACAACTCGGCGGATATGCAACAACTTACTTTCAGTTATGAGTATGCTATGTATCAAAAAGGACAAGCCGCAGCAGAATGGAAAAAATCCGTACACTTATGGGAAAAGCTTATGAAGAAAGCTGCTTCTCCACCTAAATCAAATGACTTCCATTCAGCGATTTAA